In a genomic window of Candidatus Thiothrix sulfatifontis:
- a CDS encoding pyridoxal phosphate-dependent aminotransferase, with amino-acid sequence MDIQLSQRVGRVKPSPTLAITALAAQLKASGRDIIGLGAGEPDFDTPEHIKQAGIEAIQTGQTRYTAVDGTPALKQAIIRKFKRDNGLDFTPKQILVSCGGKQSFYNLCQALLNAGDEVIIPAPYWVSYPDMVLLADGVPIIVVADQTENFKLSAAKLEAAITQKTRLFVINSPSNPTGVAYTGEELAALGEVLRRHPHVLIATDDMYEHVLFEGRKFVNILNVCPDLYDRTIVLNGVSKAYSMTGWRIGYAGGPEKLIEAMTIIQSQSTSNPTSISQYAAVVALDGDQGFIQTMVSAFEQRHAFVLKAFNAMDGVDCLPADGTFYSFPNVAGMIQRLGLENDTALASYLLDKTGVAVVPGSAFGLDGHIRISFATSMANLENALGRIASV; translated from the coding sequence GTGGATATACAACTTTCACAGCGCGTTGGGCGCGTCAAACCTTCGCCTACACTTGCCATCACCGCATTGGCAGCGCAGCTTAAAGCATCAGGCCGCGATATTATCGGTTTGGGAGCTGGCGAACCCGATTTTGATACGCCTGAGCACATTAAGCAGGCGGGGATCGAAGCCATTCAAACCGGCCAAACCCGCTATACAGCGGTAGACGGTACACCTGCTTTGAAACAGGCGATTATCCGTAAATTCAAACGCGATAACGGCTTGGATTTCACCCCAAAACAGATTTTGGTGTCGTGCGGCGGCAAACAGAGTTTTTATAACCTTTGCCAAGCGCTGCTGAATGCGGGGGATGAGGTGATTATTCCCGCGCCCTATTGGGTATCGTACCCCGATATGGTGTTATTAGCCGATGGCGTGCCGATCATTGTTGTGGCTGATCAAACAGAAAACTTCAAGCTATCCGCCGCCAAATTAGAAGCGGCGATTACCCAGAAAACGCGCTTATTTGTGATCAATAGCCCTTCAAACCCGACCGGGGTGGCGTATACGGGTGAAGAATTGGCAGCACTCGGTGAGGTATTGCGGCGTCACCCTCATGTCTTGATTGCGACTGACGACATGTACGAGCATGTGCTGTTTGAAGGCAGAAAGTTCGTCAATATTCTGAATGTTTGCCCGGATTTGTACGACCGTACCATTGTGTTAAATGGGGTTTCCAAAGCTTACTCGATGACAGGCTGGCGGATTGGTTATGCAGGCGGCCCGGAAAAACTGATTGAGGCCATGACGATCATCCAGTCACAAAGCACCTCGAATCCTACCTCGATTTCGCAATACGCGGCGGTGGTGGCCTTGGATGGCGATCAGGGTTTTATTCAAACCATGGTCAGCGCGTTTGAACAGCGCCATGCGTTTGTGCTGAAAGCGTTTAATGCCATGGATGGGGTGGATTGTTTGCCAGCCGATGGCACGTTCTACAGTTTTCCGAACGTAGCAGGCATGATCCAGCGTTTGGGGCTGGAAAACGACACCGCTCTCGCCAGCTATTTGTTGGATAAAACCGGCGTGGCGGTAGTGCCGGGTTCGGCGTTCGGCCTAGACGGGCATATCCGCATTTCGTTTGCGACCAGCATGGCGAATCTGGAGAATGCCTTGGGGCGCATCGCTTCCGTTTAA
- the recN gene encoding DNA repair protein RecN: protein MLTHIHIRDFAIIDTLELELHSGMTALTGETGAGKSILLDAIGLVLGDKADSSTVRHGADKAEITLSVDITQTPSARVWLEAQGMEGADDTCILRRVISAQGKSRAWINGSPANLTQLRELGEQLVDIHGQHEHQSLMKKDAQRQMLDAFADNDTLLDNTRRAWSAWKKLHERVTLLSSQNQQHQERIDLLRFQSRELEALALQPNEADELDEELNRLANAAQLRATAAQGYAQLYDDEPSLCSALGRLIHDLTQQVRVDAHLEPSLELLTSAQIQLQEAAAQLRDYAESLDLDPERLQAVENRIADIRSLARKYRTEPPELPARLAHIQQELAQLGGGDYDLDALEQQLQAATETYREQASLLSQARQQAAQQLSAGVSQAMQQLGMQGGKFAIQVVHDAANAFQATGMDSIDFTVSANPGQPLKPLMKVASGGELSRISLAIQMIAAQKVTLPALIFDEVDTGIGGGIAEVVGKQLRNLGTNRQVLCVTHLPQVASQAHQHYKVTKIKGAEYTSTGIMNLTKAQRVEEVARMIGGMEITPATRALAKEMLTTGS from the coding sequence ATGCTGACACACATCCACATCCGCGATTTTGCGATTATCGACACACTGGAACTCGAACTGCATTCCGGCATGACGGCCTTGACCGGCGAAACCGGCGCGGGCAAATCCATCCTGCTCGATGCCATCGGCTTGGTGCTTGGCGATAAAGCCGACAGCAGCACGGTACGCCACGGTGCAGACAAAGCCGAAATCACCCTGAGCGTCGACATTACCCAAACCCCTTCCGCTCGCGTGTGGCTGGAAGCGCAAGGCATGGAAGGCGCGGATGACACCTGCATCCTCCGCCGCGTCATTTCTGCGCAAGGCAAATCACGCGCCTGGATCAACGGCTCCCCCGCCAACCTCACCCAATTGCGCGAACTCGGTGAACAATTGGTCGACATCCACGGTCAGCACGAACACCAGTCGCTGATGAAAAAGGACGCGCAACGCCAGATGCTGGATGCTTTCGCCGACAACGATACGTTGCTGGACAACACCCGCCGCGCATGGTCAGCATGGAAAAAATTGCACGAACGCGTCACCTTGTTAAGCAGTCAAAACCAGCAGCACCAAGAACGTATTGACTTATTGCGTTTCCAATCGCGAGAACTCGAAGCCCTCGCCTTGCAACCCAACGAAGCCGACGAACTTGACGAAGAACTCAACCGCCTCGCCAATGCCGCTCAACTCCGTGCCACTGCCGCGCAAGGCTACGCGCAACTCTACGATGACGAACCTTCACTCTGTTCCGCTTTAGGTCGCCTGATTCATGATCTCACCCAACAAGTGCGGGTCGATGCGCACTTAGAGCCATCGCTAGAATTACTCACCAGTGCCCAAATTCAACTGCAAGAAGCCGCTGCGCAATTGCGCGATTACGCCGAAAGCCTTGATCTCGACCCAGAACGCCTGCAAGCGGTCGAAAATCGCATTGCCGACATTCGCAGCCTTGCCCGCAAATACCGCACCGAACCGCCCGAACTCCCCGCACGTTTAGCGCATATCCAGCAAGAATTGGCGCAACTTGGCGGCGGCGATTACGACCTCGATGCGCTCGAACAACAATTACAAGCGGCGACTGAGACTTACCGCGAACAAGCCAGTCTGCTGAGCCAAGCGCGGCAGCAAGCTGCGCAACAACTTTCCGCCGGGGTTTCGCAAGCCATGCAACAACTGGGAATGCAGGGTGGCAAATTTGCGATTCAAGTGGTTCACGATGCCGCCAATGCTTTTCAGGCAACGGGCATGGATAGCATTGACTTCACCGTCAGCGCCAACCCCGGTCAACCGCTGAAACCGTTGATGAAAGTCGCATCCGGCGGCGAACTCTCGCGCATTAGTCTCGCGATTCAAATGATTGCCGCGCAAAAAGTTACCCTGCCTGCCTTGATTTTTGACGAAGTGGATACCGGCATTGGCGGCGGCATTGCCGAAGTGGTCGGCAAACAACTGCGCAACCTCGGCACGAATCGCCAAGTCTTGTGCGTCACGCATTTACCGCAAGTCGCCTCGCAAGCACACCAGCATTACAAAGTAACCAAGATCAAAGGGGCAGAATACACCAGCACTGGCATTATGAATCTGACCAAGGCACAACGCGTGGAAGAAGTGGCACGCATGATTGGCGGAATGGAAATCACACCCGCGACCCGGGCGTTAGCAAAAGAGATGCTTACAACTGGTTCCTAA
- a CDS encoding carbon-nitrogen hydrolase, whose translation MSRQLSVAVVQHSNTADYTANLEQSIAGIRRAAAQGAQLVMLQELHTGLYFCQVEDTDYFDLAETIPGPSTATLGTLAAELGIVIVCSLFEKRATGLYHNTAVVLDTDGSIAGKYRKMHIPDDPGYYEKFYFTPGDLGFTPIKTRLATLGVLVCWDQWYPEAARLMALAGAELLLYPTAIGWNPQDTPEEQARQREAWITIQRSHAVANNIPVLSANRIGFEGDPSGQTAGSQFWGSSMIVGWQGELLAQADTATPAELVVTLDLDRTEQVRRWWPYLRDRRIDAYADLVRRYRD comes from the coding sequence ATGAGTCGTCAATTAAGCGTCGCCGTGGTGCAACACAGCAATACGGCGGATTACACCGCCAATCTGGAACAGAGCATCGCCGGAATTCGCCGCGCTGCTGCGCAAGGCGCACAGTTGGTGATGTTGCAGGAATTGCATACCGGGCTGTATTTCTGCCAAGTCGAAGACACCGATTATTTTGATCTTGCCGAAACCATCCCCGGCCCTAGCACCGCCACCTTGGGTACACTCGCTGCCGAATTGGGTATTGTGATCGTGTGTTCCTTGTTTGAAAAACGCGCCACGGGCTTGTATCACAATACTGCCGTGGTGCTGGATACCGATGGCAGCATTGCGGGGAAGTACCGCAAAATGCACATCCCCGATGACCCCGGCTATTACGAAAAATTCTACTTTACCCCCGGCGATCTGGGTTTCACCCCGATCAAAACCCGCTTGGCAACGTTAGGCGTGTTGGTCTGTTGGGATCAGTGGTATCCCGAAGCCGCACGGCTGATGGCACTCGCTGGCGCAGAATTGCTGCTCTACCCCACTGCGATTGGCTGGAACCCGCAAGATACGCCAGAAGAGCAAGCACGGCAGCGCGAAGCGTGGATTACGATTCAACGCTCGCACGCCGTTGCCAACAATATCCCGGTATTAAGCGCCAATCGCATTGGCTTTGAAGGCGACCCCAGCGGGCAAACCGCAGGCAGTCAATTTTGGGGGTCGAGCATGATTGTCGGCTGGCAAGGCGAATTGCTGGCACAAGCCGATACCGCCACCCCTGCCGAACTGGTCGTCACCCTGGATTTAGACCGCACCGAGCAAGTCAGACGCTGGTGGCCTTACCTGCGTGACCGGCGGATTGATGCGTATGCCGACTTGGTGCGCCGCTACCGCGATTGA
- a CDS encoding lytic murein transglycosylase produces MQYLKTVLFTMGMFSGAIVQADCTPPDFKRWMIDFQQEATAAGLPADVLKNLKPDSTVIKRDRSQQVFAQDFLTFATKKVSANRLGLGRTHLKKHAALLKRIEREYGVPAEILVALWGLETDFGAVTGDFSTLRSLVTLAHDCRRPDMFRAELLSALQLVQKGDLTPAKMRGAWAGEVGQLQFMASSYDRYAVDFDGDKHRDLIHSSADALASAANLLKVNGWQAGEPWLQEVKVPTEMDWSLARLNNRLPLEDWAVQGVQDADGSPLSGTGAAALLLPMGRHGPAFLAFPNFEVFLQWNESTVYATTAGYFATRLAGAPVLRQGNAPVNVLSVAQTQQLQAKLQAQGQAISKVDGIIGEETREAVRQVQQKLGLPVDGYPDTELLARL; encoded by the coding sequence ATGCAGTATTTAAAAACCGTGTTGTTTACTATGGGAATGTTCTCAGGTGCAATCGTGCAAGCCGATTGTACCCCGCCGGATTTTAAGCGTTGGATGATAGATTTCCAGCAAGAAGCCACAGCCGCCGGTTTGCCCGCAGACGTACTAAAGAACCTCAAACCTGATTCCACTGTGATTAAGCGTGACCGTTCGCAGCAAGTGTTCGCTCAAGATTTCCTCACCTTTGCCACCAAGAAGGTCAGCGCGAACCGTTTGGGGTTGGGGCGCACGCATCTAAAAAAACACGCGGCTTTGCTGAAGCGCATCGAGCGGGAATACGGCGTACCGGCTGAAATTTTGGTGGCGCTGTGGGGTTTGGAAACCGATTTTGGAGCAGTCACGGGCGATTTTTCCACGCTACGTTCGCTGGTGACGCTGGCACACGATTGCCGCCGCCCCGATATGTTTCGTGCTGAATTGCTCAGTGCATTGCAATTGGTGCAAAAAGGTGATTTGACCCCCGCAAAAATGCGTGGTGCTTGGGCAGGGGAGGTAGGGCAACTGCAATTCATGGCATCCAGTTATGACCGCTATGCGGTGGATTTTGATGGCGATAAGCACCGTGATTTGATTCATTCCAGTGCCGATGCCTTGGCGTCTGCGGCGAATTTGCTCAAAGTTAATGGCTGGCAAGCGGGTGAACCTTGGCTCCAAGAGGTGAAAGTTCCCACCGAGATGGATTGGTCGCTGGCGCGTTTGAATAACCGTTTGCCGCTGGAAGATTGGGCGGTGCAAGGTGTCCAAGATGCCGATGGCAGCCCGTTAAGTGGCACTGGTGCGGCGGCTTTGTTGCTGCCGATGGGTAGACATGGCCCCGCATTCCTTGCCTTTCCGAATTTCGAGGTATTTCTGCAATGGAATGAATCAACGGTGTATGCCACGACTGCGGGCTATTTTGCCACGCGGTTGGCAGGTGCGCCGGTGCTGCGCCAAGGCAATGCGCCCGTTAATGTGTTATCAGTCGCGCAAACCCAACAGTTGCAAGCGAAATTGCAAGCACAGGGACAGGCTATTTCCAAAGTCGATGGCATTATCGGTGAGGAAACCCGCGAAGCTGTGCGTCAGGTGCAACAAAAATTAGGGTTGCCGGTGGATGGCTACCCGGATACTGAATTGCTGGCACGTCTGTAA
- a CDS encoding DUF523 and DUF1722 domain-containing protein, with the protein MQHEDKIKIGISACLLGQQVRFDGGHKHDGYITGTLGLYFDFVPLCPEVGIGLGVPRPTLHLVRNDGSLRAVNVKDPTIDHTEALSRYFEQSLPQLTGIHGYILKKNSPSCGMERVKVYTMVKQNLPPDRDGVGIFAQALRAKFPFLPVEEEGRLCDPVLRENFIGRIFVYHRWQQLLAAGLTPGDLVDFHADHKYVLMAHDQDSARELGQMVAQVGVVDDLPALAADYFRLLMTTLAKRVTRGQHANVLMHLMGYLKGCIDAADRQEMLDTIHQYRHGYVPLVVPITLLKHHFRRHPQPYIERQHYLNPHPKELMLRNQL; encoded by the coding sequence ATGCAGCATGAAGACAAAATCAAAATTGGGATTAGCGCTTGCTTGTTGGGTCAGCAAGTGCGTTTTGATGGCGGGCACAAGCATGACGGCTATATTACCGGCACGCTTGGCTTGTATTTTGATTTTGTGCCGCTCTGCCCAGAAGTGGGTATCGGTTTGGGTGTGCCGCGCCCAACCCTGCATTTGGTGCGCAACGACGGTTCGTTGCGTGCCGTCAATGTAAAAGACCCAACGATTGATCATACAGAGGCGTTATCCCGTTATTTTGAACAATCGCTACCGCAGTTAACCGGCATCCACGGCTACATCCTCAAGAAAAATTCGCCCAGTTGCGGCATGGAACGGGTGAAAGTTTACACGATGGTGAAGCAGAATCTGCCGCCAGATCGCGATGGCGTTGGTATTTTTGCGCAGGCATTACGCGCAAAATTTCCCTTCCTACCTGTTGAGGAGGAAGGACGTTTGTGCGATCCGGTGCTGCGCGAAAATTTCATTGGGCGGATTTTTGTGTATCACCGCTGGCAGCAATTGTTGGCGGCAGGCTTAACGCCGGGCGATTTGGTTGATTTTCACGCTGATCACAAATACGTGCTGATGGCGCACGATCAAGACAGTGCGCGTGAATTAGGGCAAATGGTCGCCCAAGTTGGGGTTGTAGACGATTTGCCCGCATTGGCAGCCGACTATTTCCGCTTACTCATGACAACGTTGGCAAAACGGGTAACACGCGGGCAACACGCCAATGTGTTGATGCATTTGATGGGCTATTTGAAAGGCTGCATTGACGCGGCAGATCGGCAGGAAATGCTGGATACCATCCACCAATACAGGCACGGTTATGTGCCGTTAGTGGTGCCGATTACATTATTGAAACACCATTTCCGGCGACACCCGCAGCCTTACATTGAACGCCAACATTACCTGAATCCACACCCTAAAGAGCTGATGCTTAGGAACCAGTTGTAA
- a CDS encoding redoxin domain-containing protein: MIKQIFGLAISLFAASSAMAAPVAGPATDNGCPAALNFTLRELGSDKEINLCETYKGKVVIMVNTASKCGFTPQFEGLEKLYSDYKDRGLVVLGFPSNDFAQQDPGTEKEIKDFCEQTYSVKFPMFAKTQVTKDNASPIYKTVGEMAGEYPAWNFHKYVLNTKGELIGSFSSFVTPQSDKLVKLIEANLP; this comes from the coding sequence ATGATTAAGCAAATTTTTGGCTTGGCAATTAGCCTGTTTGCCGCCAGTAGCGCAATGGCCGCACCCGTTGCCGGGCCTGCTACTGACAATGGTTGCCCCGCAGCACTGAATTTCACCTTGCGTGAATTGGGTTCGGATAAAGAAATCAATTTATGCGAAACCTATAAGGGCAAAGTTGTCATTATGGTGAACACCGCCAGCAAATGCGGTTTTACCCCGCAATTTGAAGGGCTGGAAAAGCTGTACAGCGATTACAAAGATCGCGGTTTGGTGGTGTTGGGCTTCCCTTCCAACGATTTTGCGCAACAAGACCCCGGTACGGAAAAAGAGATTAAGGATTTTTGCGAACAAACGTATTCAGTGAAGTTTCCGATGTTTGCGAAAACCCAAGTGACCAAAGATAACGCCTCTCCGATTTACAAAACCGTGGGTGAGATGGCGGGTGAATACCCTGCTTGGAATTTCCATAAGTATGTGCTGAATACTAAAGGCGAGTTAATCGGCAGTTTTTCCAGCTTTGTAACCCCACAAAGTGATAAACTGGTGAAATTAATTGAAGCGAACTTGCCTTAA
- a CDS encoding agmatine deiminase family protein yields MQHRDFLAEWHPQWGVLLAWPHPNTDWADNLEAAETCYAEIVSAISHRENVLLLCHDAPHQAHIATVLSTQTYRPERVHFVQVPYNDTWARDFGFITVMRDGKPLLLDFTFNAWGGKFGAAQDNAVNRQLAALPLLQHNALEAHTLVMEGGSLETDGQGTLLTTEICLLNPNRNPTLDRTAIEAELRQALGVTRILWLAHGHLEGDDTDAHIDTLARFADAESIVYMSCSDSADSHYPALQAMQAELQALRQANGEPYRLFPIPMPAAICEEGRRLPASYVNFLIINGAVLLPVYADECFDPVAIEQMRAAFPQHEIIPIDCRALIAQNGSLHCITMQIPQEVVSV; encoded by the coding sequence ATGCAACACCGTGACTTTCTCGCCGAATGGCATCCCCAATGGGGCGTTTTACTGGCATGGCCGCACCCCAACACCGACTGGGCAGACAATCTGGAGGCTGCTGAAACCTGTTACGCCGAAATCGTCAGTGCCATCAGCCACCGCGAAAACGTGCTATTGCTCTGTCACGATGCACCGCATCAGGCACACATTGCCACCGTATTAAGCACGCAAACCTACCGACCAGAACGGGTACATTTCGTGCAAGTTCCTTACAACGATACGTGGGCACGGGACTTCGGATTCATCACCGTGATGCGCGATGGCAAACCCTTATTGCTGGATTTCACCTTCAATGCTTGGGGCGGCAAATTCGGCGCGGCGCAAGACAATGCGGTTAATCGACAACTCGCCGCGCTCCCCTTGCTGCAACACAATGCCTTGGAAGCGCACACGCTGGTGATGGAAGGCGGCAGCCTCGAAACGGATGGGCAAGGCACGTTGCTGACCACCGAAATTTGCCTGCTCAACCCCAACCGCAACCCAACATTGGATAGAACCGCAATCGAAGCCGAATTGCGCCAAGCACTCGGTGTTACCCGCATTTTATGGCTGGCACACGGGCATTTGGAAGGCGATGATACCGATGCGCACATCGACACGCTGGCACGCTTTGCTGACGCTGAGAGTATCGTGTACATGAGTTGCAGCGATTCAGCCGATTCGCATTACCCCGCGTTGCAAGCGATGCAAGCGGAATTGCAAGCCTTGCGCCAAGCCAATGGCGAACCGTACCGGCTGTTCCCGATCCCCATGCCAGCAGCGATTTGTGAAGAGGGGCGGCGTTTGCCCGCCAGTTACGTCAACTTTCTGATCATTAATGGCGCGGTATTGTTGCCCGTGTATGCCGATGAATGTTTTGATCCGGTCGCCATCGAACAAATGCGAGCCGCCTTCCCGCAGCATGAAATTATCCCGATTGATTGCCGCGCGTTGATTGCCCAAAACGGCAGTCTCCACTGTATCACCATGCAAATTCCGCAAGAGGTCGTTAGCGTATGA